A single genomic interval of Fructobacillus americanaquae harbors:
- the thrS gene encoding threonine--tRNA ligase, which produces MAEITLNFPDGAKKSYEAGIKPIDVASSIAKSLAKKSVSAKLNGHYVGMNDPLTAGGDFQLITTADEESLDILRHSTAHLLAQAMRRLPKFAHAHFGVGPFIENGFYYDTDNGAGNQVSVEDFPEIEAMMKKIVKEDLPILSHEITRAEALETFKDDPYKVELINDLPEDEPISVAVQGEHIELDRGGLVPSTGWIKHFKLVSVAGSYWRGQSDNAVLQRVYGTAFWNAEDLEADLQRRAEAKERDHRNIGRDLDLFFTSQKVGSGLPVWLPNGATIRRQVERYIVDKELANDYLHVYTPVLSNLNLYKTSGHWDHYREDMFPPMDMGDGEYLELRPMNCPSHISVYQHKPRSYRDLPLRIAELGMMHRYEKSGALTGLSRVREMTLNDGHTFVAPDQLEEEFKSILKMTMAVYEDFNITDYRFRLSYRDPENTAKYFDDDEMWEKSQAQLKRAMDDMGLDYFEAPGEAAFYGPKLDIQTKTALGGEETLSTIQLDFLLPERFDLTYVGEDGQDNHRPVMLHRGIVGTMERFTAYLIEIYKGAFPTWLAPLQVQIIPVNNGAHGAYANQIKQGLQEAGLRANVETKEAKMGYLIREAQTKKVPYTLVLGDDEQDNQTVTVRRYGQQATEKMSADAFKDLVLKDVANYSRVEE; this is translated from the coding sequence ATGGCAGAAATTACATTAAATTTCCCTGATGGCGCTAAGAAGTCTTACGAAGCTGGCATCAAGCCCATTGATGTTGCAAGTTCCATTGCAAAGTCATTGGCAAAAAAGTCTGTTTCAGCAAAGCTGAATGGACACTATGTTGGGATGAATGATCCTCTGACCGCGGGTGGTGATTTTCAATTAATCACTACCGCCGACGAGGAATCATTGGACATCCTGCGTCACTCGACCGCGCACTTGCTTGCTCAAGCAATGCGTCGCTTGCCAAAGTTTGCTCATGCACACTTCGGAGTTGGACCATTTATCGAAAATGGTTTCTATTACGATACTGATAACGGTGCTGGAAACCAAGTTTCTGTGGAAGATTTTCCAGAAATCGAAGCGATGATGAAGAAGATTGTTAAAGAAGATTTGCCAATCTTGTCACATGAAATTACTCGTGCTGAAGCCTTGGAAACTTTCAAGGACGACCCATATAAGGTGGAATTGATTAATGATTTGCCTGAAGACGAGCCGATTTCGGTGGCCGTTCAAGGTGAACATATTGAATTAGACCGTGGTGGTTTGGTGCCATCAACTGGTTGGATTAAGCACTTTAAGTTGGTTTCTGTTGCCGGTTCATACTGGCGTGGTCAATCAGATAACGCCGTTTTGCAACGTGTTTATGGAACGGCCTTCTGGAATGCCGAAGATTTGGAAGCCGATTTGCAACGTCGTGCTGAAGCCAAGGAACGTGATCACCGTAATATTGGGCGTGACTTAGATTTGTTCTTTACGAGTCAAAAGGTTGGCTCAGGGTTACCAGTTTGGTTGCCAAATGGTGCAACTATCCGCCGCCAAGTGGAGCGTTATATCGTCGACAAGGAATTGGCCAACGATTACTTGCATGTTTACACACCAGTTTTGTCAAACTTGAACTTGTATAAGACTTCGGGTCACTGGGATCACTACCGTGAAGACATGTTCCCACCAATGGACATGGGGGATGGCGAGTACTTGGAATTGCGTCCAATGAATTGTCCTTCTCACATTTCAGTTTACCAGCACAAGCCACGCTCTTACCGCGACTTGCCATTGCGTATTGCTGAATTGGGTATGATGCACCGTTATGAAAAGTCTGGAGCCTTGACTGGTTTGTCACGTGTTCGTGAAATGACTTTGAACGATGGGCACACTTTCGTGGCACCAGACCAATTGGAAGAAGAATTCAAGTCAATTTTGAAGATGACAATGGCTGTCTACGAAGACTTTAATATCACGGATTACCGTTTCCGTTTGTCATACCGTGATCCTGAAAACACTGCCAAGTACTTTGATGACGATGAAATGTGGGAAAAGTCACAGGCGCAGTTGAAGCGGGCCATGGACGACATGGGCTTGGATTATTTCGAAGCTCCAGGTGAAGCGGCCTTTTACGGTCCTAAGTTGGACATTCAAACCAAGACGGCCTTGGGTGGTGAAGAAACATTGTCAACCATCCAGTTGGACTTCTTGTTGCCAGAACGCTTTGATTTGACTTATGTTGGTGAGGATGGTCAAGACAATCATCGGCCAGTGATGCTCCATCGTGGTATTGTTGGAACGATGGAACGCTTTACGGCCTACTTGATTGAAATCTATAAGGGTGCTTTCCCAACTTGGCTAGCACCTTTGCAAGTGCAAATTATTCCTGTTAACAACGGTGCTCATGGTGCCTATGCCAACCAGATTAAGCAAGGGCTGCAGGAAGCCGGCTTGCGTGCCAACGTTGAAACGAAGGAAGCTAAGATGGGCTATTTGATTCGTGAAGCGCAAACCAAAAAGGTCCCATATACGTTGGTCTTGGGTGATGATGAACAAGATAACCAAACGGTTACGGTTCGTCGCTATGGTCAACAAGCAACAGAGAAGATGTCGGCTGACGCCTTTAAAGACTTAGTCTTAAAAGATGTTGCCAACTACTCTCGAGTAGAAGAGTAA